The Natator depressus isolate rNatDep1 chromosome 21, rNatDep2.hap1, whole genome shotgun sequence genomic sequence GCCGTGTGGATGGCCAGCCCCCTCCTAACCCACAAGGTGAAGATGATGCTGGAGTAGCAGAGGATCATCACTAGCATGGGGGGAAGGAACGCCATGCCCCCCAGGAGCCTGAAGTAAAGAGACAGCTGCTGCTTGGGCATTTGGTTCACGCAGTACGTCTCCCCCTCCATCTCCACCGTTGTATAGTGAATCCACAAGGGGATGGAGAAGAGGAAGCTGAGTGCCCATATAAACACGCAGGCCCAGCCGATGAGCCTCTGAGACACAGCCAGGGTGCGCGTGGGGTGGATCACCGCCATGTAGCGCAGCAGGGAGACTGCCAACAGGCTGTAGAAATCAGCAAAGATGATGGAGAGGGACAGGCTGTTGTAGGTGACGCACACCACGTAGCCCAAGCGCCAGCTCTCAAAGAGCACGTTGCCGAACATCACTGGGACGTtgtagaggaagaggaggaggtccAGGAGAGCAATATTGACCTGCAGGGGCCCAGTCAAGCGGGAGAGGTGGCTGGCACCGGTTCTCATGAGGTCTGGGATCAGGACCAGGAGCAGCAGGACATTCCCAGGCATGCCCAGCAGGAAAATGAGAAAGTAGATGGAAGCAAAGAGCCTCCTGgattggaggaggaagaggtcaCTTAGCACAGAGCTGGAGCTGTTCCCTGCACTGGAGTTGGAGGTCATAGCAACGCTGATGTGCCTTGTCAAGCGGAGATCAGCTGTAGCAGgccctgtcatagaatcatagaatatcagggttggaagggacctcaggaggtcatctaatccaaccccctgctcaaagcaggaccaatccccaatttttttgcctcagatccctaaatggccccctcaaggactgaactcacaaccccgggtttagcaggccaaggctcaaaccactgagccatccctccCTGTCACTCTGTTCTGGAAATCAAAGGGCAAAGTTAGCTGGGCATTCGGCACCTCTGGGCTCGTCTTCACCTGCAGCGCGATGGGTGCAGCTGCGATGcattagtgaagacgctactactCTCCCATGGATGGCACTGTTTACATCGGGGCGAGGTCGGTATAACTGTCACGGGGGGGGATTTTCCAGACACATCCCCCAGCCATGTGGTTATACTGCCATacgtctgtagtgtagaccaggcctcaaagAAAGCAGCTGCGCTAAGGTACAGTGCTCAGAGAACTGTCCGCAGCACTGCTCCCAAGAGGAAAATACGGGGGGTTGGTGCACAGAAGCTGGGTGAGTAACAAGTTCACAGGGCAGCCTGAGAAATTCTGACCCCCAGAAACAAAGCTTCCAGCTTCCTGGGGACAAAACCACTAGAAAGCCAGGCACAGAGGGAACAAAGCTCCCTGATGGGAAAGCCCTGTAGGAACCCAGAGCAAATACTAATCCCCCACGGTTTCTCCAGCGGGGATCTGTGACTGCTCAGGGAACAGCACCCAGGCCTCCTGCTTAGCTGGAGAGCAAGGCAGCCTCTCAGCTGACACCCCGGGAGCTGTAGTTCCAGGCCAGTGGTGGATTCATAGCACTAAGAGCCCAGTAAAGGCAAGAGCAGCTGGATAATTTCAAAGAGGCAGATTTAATTAGAGTGACCACTAGAGAAACGTACTGGGGGCCGGGGAGTGGCCTGGGAGAATAAAATACTCAAAGCACGGCAGGAAAGTGGGAGAAGGCGCAGGAGCCCAGTGTCCACGGCTGAGGGACGGTGGCTCTAGCTGTGTGTCCAGGAGGCCAGAGACCCTCAGGTTCTGCTGTGCTCGGGAAAGCACCcagaagctctttggagcagggccgGTTTTGCCTGGGGCCTTGTCCAACACCAGCCCTGTTGCTGCGGTTAGTGGTTATTTCTCCCCGCTGACCTCCACGTGTGACTGTCTGAAGGGCAGACAGGCTCCCCGAACTCCAGCAACCTCCCATGGGCAGGTGGCTTTGCTCACCAAGAAAGAAGGACAGAATGGGGAGCCGGAAACTTCCCTCAGGACGGGGGGTTGGTTCAGCCAGCGAGCTAGGGTCTGCGGCTGCAGCACAGGAGCTGAACGCTCTAGTCAGATGGCAGCTTCTCGTTTGGTCACCAGGCAGATTCCCCCAAGTCTCACTGGAATCACGCTTTGCATGAGTCCAGACACTCGTTCTCCTCCACTACATGTTGGCCTTGCCCgacgggcctgatcctgctcccaccgAAGTCAGGAACTGAACTTCCGTGGTGCAGGAGCAGGCCCGATGTCAGAGTTCCCAGCACATCCCATCCTGCCTGTATTCGAAATGCAGCTCTACAA encodes the following:
- the LOC141975827 gene encoding galanin receptor 2a-like, producing MTSNSSAGNSSSSVLSDLFLLQSRRLFASIYFLIFLLGMPGNVLLLLVLIPDLMRTGASHLSRLTGPLQVNIALLDLLLFLYNVPVMFGNVLFESWRLGYVVCVTYNSLSLSIIFADFYSLLAVSLLRYMAVIHPTRTLAVSQRLIGWACVFIWALSFLFSIPLWIHYTTVEMEGETYCVNQMPKQQLSLYFRLLGGMAFLPPMLVMILCYSSIIFTLWVRRGLAIHTASSLQVNRRATVVALVTVVTFVVMWVPYWLVVFLMKDGELLTTGPTYLASNLTTLLAYANRCVNPIICFSLSSQCQAGLRKFVRRTGCCL